A single region of the Marinobacter nanhaiticus D15-8W genome encodes:
- a CDS encoding ABC transporter ATP-binding protein, which produces MTKAHLELTGVSMAFDTPQGPFQALDTINLKIRKGEFVSLIGHSGCGKSTVLNIVAGLLQASRGGCVLDGHEVNTPGPERAVVFQNHALMPWLTVYENVELAVRQVFRKTMSKAERRDWIIHNLELVNMAHARDKRPGEISGGMAQRVGIARALSMRPSVLLMDEPFGALDALTRAHLQDALMEIQQDLNSTVIMITHDVDEAVLLSDRIVMMTNGPAATIGEELNIELPRPRNRVTLADDDAYVHYRQAVLRFLYEKQRFPGKEKNADKSKAAAPKPAAETSTGTLQPSEESSAKVVAAPSAKTGKAVASVEHS; this is translated from the coding sequence ATGACCAAAGCACATCTCGAGCTTACCGGCGTCAGCATGGCGTTCGATACCCCGCAGGGGCCGTTCCAGGCGCTGGATACGATCAACCTGAAAATCCGCAAGGGTGAATTCGTTTCACTGATCGGACACTCCGGCTGCGGCAAGTCCACGGTGCTGAATATAGTCGCCGGGTTGCTACAAGCCTCCCGGGGCGGCTGTGTCCTGGATGGCCATGAGGTCAATACGCCCGGGCCGGAACGGGCTGTGGTGTTTCAAAACCACGCGCTGATGCCCTGGCTGACGGTCTATGAAAACGTCGAACTGGCGGTACGCCAGGTCTTCCGTAAGACCATGTCCAAAGCCGAACGCAGGGACTGGATCATCCACAACCTGGAACTGGTGAACATGGCCCACGCCAGGGACAAGCGCCCCGGGGAAATTTCCGGCGGTATGGCCCAGCGAGTCGGCATCGCCCGGGCGTTATCCATGCGACCCAGCGTGCTTTTAATGGATGAGCCATTCGGCGCGCTGGATGCCCTGACCCGGGCTCACTTGCAGGACGCGCTGATGGAGATCCAGCAGGACCTGAACAGCACCGTAATCATGATCACCCACGATGTAGATGAGGCCGTATTGCTGTCCGATCGCATCGTAATGATGACCAACGGTCCCGCCGCGACGATTGGCGAGGAGCTGAACATCGAACTGCCGCGTCCCCGCAACCGGGTCACCCTGGCGGACGACGATGCCTACGTGCATTACCGCCAGGCCGTGTTGCGTTTCCTCTACGAGAAGCAGCGCTTCCCCGGCAAGGAAAAGAATGCCGACAAGTCGAAGGCCGCTGCACCGAAACCCGCGGCGGAGACGTCAACTGGAACGCTGCAGCCGAGCGAAGAATCGTCTGCGAAGGTTGTGGCCGCCCCGTCCGCAAAAACCGGAAAAGCCGTCGCCAGTGTCGAGCACAGCTGA
- a CDS encoding NAD(P)/FAD-dependent oxidoreductase produces the protein MRERTLLVVGHGMVAQRLLERLVARDDHPYTRIEVLSAEAVPAYNRVLLSSVLAGEASLDAITLQPRGWFDAQNIRLHAETPVTAVDPQRRIVSARGQDFSYDDLVIATGARPAPLKLAGEDLDGVFTFRDVRDTEKLLAMSQLHRRAVVIGGGFLGLEAAEGLRQQGMTVTVIHRSSHLLNRQLDATAGRLLEEALEARGIHSITGETPRGIVGQRRVRAVELSDETLISTDLVVLAAGITPNADLARDAGIACKRGIQVDRQLRTSLPNIYALGECCQLGEQTFGLVEPGYQQADVLARALCGETATFEPSQVATRLKISGIPIFSCGQAKPGPDTESVIWQDHESARYCHLLLRDNRLAGAVLFGETQDGPWYFDQLQQQRDLSAHRQQLAFGAAYCDA, from the coding sequence ATGCGAGAGCGGACATTACTGGTGGTTGGACACGGCATGGTTGCCCAGCGCCTGTTGGAGCGACTGGTGGCCCGTGACGACCATCCCTACACACGGATCGAAGTGCTGAGCGCGGAGGCTGTGCCGGCCTACAACCGCGTGTTGCTGTCGTCCGTGTTGGCCGGGGAAGCCAGCCTAGACGCCATCACGCTGCAGCCGCGAGGCTGGTTCGATGCCCAAAACATTCGCCTGCACGCCGAAACGCCGGTTACCGCCGTAGACCCGCAACGGCGGATCGTCTCAGCGCGCGGGCAAGACTTCAGCTACGACGATCTGGTGATTGCCACTGGCGCACGCCCGGCCCCCCTGAAACTCGCCGGTGAGGATCTGGACGGCGTCTTCACCTTCCGCGATGTACGGGACACCGAAAAACTGCTGGCGATGAGCCAACTGCATCGACGGGCTGTAGTCATCGGCGGCGGTTTTCTGGGATTGGAGGCGGCCGAAGGATTGCGTCAGCAGGGCATGACGGTCACGGTCATTCACCGCAGTTCGCACCTGCTCAATCGCCAACTGGATGCCACCGCCGGCAGACTTCTCGAGGAGGCGCTGGAGGCCCGGGGCATTCACAGCATTACCGGCGAGACGCCGCGCGGCATCGTCGGTCAGCGTCGGGTCCGTGCGGTCGAGTTGTCGGATGAGACCCTGATTAGCACCGACCTGGTGGTACTCGCTGCCGGCATCACCCCCAACGCCGACCTTGCCCGCGACGCTGGCATTGCTTGCAAGCGCGGCATCCAGGTGGATCGCCAACTCAGGACCAGCCTGCCCAACATTTACGCCCTGGGCGAATGCTGCCAGCTCGGCGAACAGACCTTCGGCCTGGTGGAACCGGGCTACCAGCAGGCGGATGTCCTGGCCCGGGCCCTTTGCGGTGAGACCGCCACGTTCGAGCCCTCACAGGTCGCCACGCGCCTGAAGATCAGCGGTATTCCGATCTTCTCCTGCGGCCAGGCTAAACCCGGCCCGGACACTGAATCCGTTATCTGGCAGGACCATGAATCCGCCCGTTACTGCCATCTATTGCTCAGGGACAACCGTCTGGCCGGCGCCGTGCTGTTCGGCGAGACCCAGGACGGCCCCTGGTACTTCGACCAACTCCAGCAACAGCGGGACCTGTCAGCCCACCGCCAACAACTCGCGTTTGGTGCCGCCTACTGCGACGCCTGA
- a CDS encoding ABC transporter permease yields MSTLTTSNPLLQLIRRRYPDVTGKALLQSVTLPVLGIALFLVAWQLIAPQINTSLGNFPTPANVWEQAGALWQEHQNEQDRAAKFIEMQETRNARILAENPDAETKIRPYPGAPTFFDQIGTSLVTVLAGFALATLIAVPLGILIGLNRYFSAAANPIIQIFKPVSPLAWLPLVTMVVSATYVSDDPMFEKAFITSMITVTLCSLWPTLINTSTGVAQVNPDLVNVSRVLRLPFWTHARKVVLPAAVPMIFTGLRVSLGIAWMVLIAAEMLAQNPGLGKFVWDEFQNGSSDSLSRIMVAVLTIGFIGYVLDRVMLVIQKKVAWDE; encoded by the coding sequence ATGAGCACGCTCACCACCTCGAACCCGCTCTTACAGTTAATCCGGCGCCGCTATCCGGATGTGACGGGCAAGGCCCTACTTCAATCCGTGACGCTGCCGGTGCTGGGGATTGCCCTGTTTCTGGTCGCCTGGCAGCTAATTGCTCCACAGATCAACACGTCGCTGGGTAATTTCCCGACCCCGGCCAATGTCTGGGAGCAAGCGGGCGCGCTCTGGCAGGAGCACCAGAACGAACAGGATCGCGCGGCCAAGTTCATAGAAATGCAGGAAACGCGCAATGCCCGCATCCTGGCGGAAAATCCGGATGCCGAGACGAAGATTCGGCCCTATCCGGGCGCCCCGACGTTCTTCGACCAGATCGGAACCAGTCTGGTCACGGTACTCGCCGGTTTTGCACTGGCGACGCTGATCGCCGTACCGCTGGGAATCCTGATCGGACTGAACCGCTACTTCTCCGCCGCGGCCAACCCGATCATCCAGATCTTCAAACCGGTTTCGCCCCTGGCCTGGTTGCCACTGGTCACCATGGTGGTGTCCGCCACCTACGTCAGCGACGACCCGATGTTCGAGAAGGCCTTCATCACCTCGATGATCACCGTCACCCTGTGCAGCCTCTGGCCCACGCTGATCAATACCAGCACCGGCGTGGCGCAGGTGAATCCGGACCTGGTCAACGTGTCGCGGGTGCTGCGCCTGCCTTTCTGGACCCACGCACGCAAGGTGGTGCTGCCGGCAGCGGTGCCGATGATCTTTACCGGTCTGCGGGTGTCGCTGGGCATCGCCTGGATGGTGCTGATCGCCGCAGAGATGCTGGCGCAGAACCCGGGCCTCGGCAAGTTCGTCTGGGATGAGTTCCAGAACGGGAGCAGCGACTCACTGAGTCGAATCATGGTGGCCGTACTGACCATCGGCTTCATCGGCTACGTGCTCGACCGGGTCATGCTGGTGATCCAGAAGAAAGTCGCCTGGGATGAATAA
- the nirD gene encoding nitrite reductase small subunit NirD — MSETKWMQVGKREDLIPESGIAVWTPDGPVAVFYLPGEKPELYAIGHYCPLGKANVLARGIVGDLKGELVVASPLYKQHYSLTSGQCQEDEAVKVPVYDVRLNGEMLELAVPVTAKEGCAA, encoded by the coding sequence ATGTCTGAGACAAAATGGATGCAAGTCGGTAAACGCGAGGATCTGATCCCCGAATCCGGCATCGCGGTCTGGACGCCGGACGGGCCCGTCGCCGTTTTCTACCTGCCCGGCGAGAAACCAGAGCTCTACGCCATTGGTCACTATTGTCCGCTGGGCAAGGCCAACGTCCTGGCCCGCGGCATTGTCGGCGACCTGAAGGGCGAACTGGTGGTGGCGTCACCGCTGTACAAACAGCACTACAGCCTGACCAGTGGGCAGTGCCAGGAAGACGAAGCCGTCAAAGTACCCGTCTATGATGTCCGCCTGAATGGCGAGATGCTGGAGCTGGCTGTGCCGGTGACGGCTAAAGAGGGCTGTGCTGCCTGA
- the nirB gene encoding nitrite reductase large subunit NirB — MAKKTLIVIGNGMVGHHFLEQFADTPAAADYDIHVFGEEPLIAYDRVHLSEYFGGSTHTDLALGTAEDYAAKNLHLHLDEQVTAIDRDLRRVHTPKGEYEYDAVVLATGSYPFVPPIEGNDQEHCLVYRTLADLDSIRASAEGVKTGVVVGGGLLGLEAANALKSLGLEAHVVEFAPRLMPVQLDADGGALLKRKIEELGVKVHTEKATKAIVPGEEARLRMNFADDSHLETDLIVFSAGIRPQDTLARASGLEIGERGGIIIDDQCTTSDPQIFAIGECALWDNRIFGLVAPGYTMARTLAARLNQDSEASFAGADMSTKLKLLGVDVGSIGDAHASTPGARNIRFNDEQAGTYGRLVISEDGKKLLGAILVGDNGPYDTLLQYALNGIDLPKHPETLILPESEGGAPALGPDALPETASICSCHNVSKGDICNAIDAGCSDLGAVKGETKASTGCGGCAALLKSVVDVELGKRGVEVSKDICEHFPYSRQELFHLVKVNGIRTFHSLIEQHGKGRGCDICKPAVASILATCWNEHIMAKEHVPLQDTNDTFMANMQKNGTYSIVPRIPGGEITPEKLIVLGEVAKEYNLYTKITGGQRVDLFGATLSELPEIWEKLIAAGFETGHAYGKSVRTVKSCVGSTWCRYGVQDSVGMAIRLEERYKGLRSPHKLKFAVSGCTRECAEAQSKDIGVIATENGWNLYVCGNGGMRPRHADLFATDLSDEELVSTIDRVLMFYVRTADRLQRTSVWLENLDGGLDYLKEVILEDSLGLGEELEAHMQDIVGTYQCEWKTTVEDPEKRKRFREFVNAPEKKDPVQHWTTERDQRRPANEIKVEMV, encoded by the coding sequence ATGGCTAAGAAAACGTTGATCGTGATTGGGAATGGCATGGTTGGCCATCACTTTCTCGAACAGTTTGCGGATACGCCCGCGGCGGCCGACTACGACATCCACGTGTTTGGCGAAGAGCCCCTGATCGCCTATGACCGGGTGCATCTGTCCGAGTATTTCGGGGGCTCCACCCATACAGACCTTGCCCTCGGCACCGCCGAGGACTATGCAGCCAAGAACCTGCATCTGCACCTGGACGAACAGGTCACCGCCATCGACCGCGACCTGCGCCGGGTGCACACGCCCAAGGGCGAATACGAGTACGACGCTGTGGTGTTGGCTACCGGTTCCTACCCGTTCGTGCCGCCCATCGAGGGCAACGACCAGGAACACTGCCTGGTCTACCGCACCCTGGCGGATCTCGACTCGATTCGTGCCAGCGCAGAAGGCGTCAAGACAGGCGTGGTGGTCGGCGGCGGCCTGTTGGGTCTGGAAGCGGCCAATGCGCTGAAGAGTCTGGGCCTGGAAGCCCATGTGGTGGAATTCGCCCCGCGCCTGATGCCGGTCCAGTTGGACGCCGACGGCGGCGCCCTGCTCAAGCGCAAGATCGAAGAGCTGGGCGTCAAGGTACACACCGAGAAGGCTACCAAGGCCATCGTGCCTGGCGAAGAAGCACGCCTGCGCATGAACTTCGCAGACGATTCCCACCTGGAGACAGACCTGATCGTCTTTTCCGCCGGTATTCGTCCCCAGGATACCCTGGCCCGCGCCAGCGGTCTGGAGATCGGCGAGCGCGGCGGCATCATCATCGATGACCAATGCACCACCTCCGATCCCCAGATTTTCGCCATCGGCGAATGCGCCCTGTGGGACAACCGGATCTTCGGCCTGGTGGCCCCGGGCTACACCATGGCCCGCACCCTGGCCGCACGTCTGAACCAGGATAGCGAAGCCTCGTTCGCCGGCGCCGATATGAGCACCAAGCTCAAGTTGCTGGGCGTGGACGTGGGCTCGATCGGCGATGCCCATGCGTCGACGCCGGGCGCCCGCAATATCCGTTTCAACGACGAACAGGCCGGCACCTACGGCCGCCTGGTGATCAGCGAGGACGGCAAGAAGCTGCTGGGCGCGATCCTGGTCGGCGACAACGGACCCTATGATACGCTGCTGCAGTATGCGCTGAACGGCATCGACCTGCCCAAGCATCCGGAAACGCTGATACTGCCGGAGTCCGAAGGTGGCGCCCCGGCCCTGGGTCCGGATGCCCTGCCGGAGACGGCCTCGATCTGCTCCTGCCACAACGTCAGCAAGGGCGACATCTGCAATGCCATCGATGCCGGCTGCAGCGATCTCGGTGCTGTGAAAGGCGAAACCAAGGCCAGCACTGGCTGCGGGGGTTGCGCGGCGCTGCTCAAGAGCGTGGTGGATGTGGAGCTGGGAAAACGCGGCGTGGAAGTCAGCAAAGACATCTGCGAGCACTTCCCCTACAGCCGCCAGGAGCTGTTCCACCTGGTGAAGGTGAATGGCATCCGCACCTTCCATTCGCTGATCGAGCAACACGGTAAAGGTCGCGGCTGCGATATCTGCAAACCGGCGGTCGCCTCTATCCTGGCCACCTGCTGGAACGAGCACATCATGGCCAAGGAGCATGTGCCGCTGCAGGACACCAACGACACCTTCATGGCCAACATGCAGAAGAACGGCACCTACTCCATCGTGCCGCGTATCCCGGGCGGCGAGATCACTCCCGAAAAACTGATCGTGCTGGGTGAAGTAGCCAAGGAATACAACCTCTACACCAAGATCACCGGCGGCCAGCGGGTCGACCTGTTCGGTGCGACCCTGAGCGAGTTACCGGAGATCTGGGAAAAACTGATCGCCGCCGGCTTCGAGACCGGTCATGCCTACGGCAAATCGGTGCGCACCGTGAAATCCTGCGTTGGCAGCACGTGGTGCCGCTACGGCGTGCAGGACAGTGTGGGCATGGCAATCCGCCTCGAGGAGCGCTACAAGGGCTTGCGCTCGCCCCATAAGCTCAAATTCGCGGTATCCGGCTGTACCCGCGAGTGCGCCGAAGCCCAGAGCAAGGACATCGGCGTGATCGCGACCGAGAACGGCTGGAATCTCTATGTCTGCGGTAATGGCGGCATGCGTCCGCGCCACGCGGACCTGTTCGCCACCGACCTGTCGGACGAAGAGCTGGTCAGCACCATCGACCGGGTCCTGATGTTCTATGTGCGCACGGCCGATCGCCTGCAGCGTACCAGCGTCTGGCTGGAAAACCTCGACGGCGGCCTGGACTACCTCAAGGAGGTGATCCTGGAAGACAGCCTGGGGCTCGGCGAGGAACTCGAGGCCCACATGCAGGACATCGTTGGCACCTATCAGTGTGAATGGAAAACCACAGTGGAAGACCCGGAAAAACGCAAACGCTTCCGCGAATTCGTCAACGCACCGGAGAAAAAGGACCCGGTGCAGCACTGGACCACAGAACGCGACCAGCGCCGTCCGGCTAATGAAATCAAGGTGGAGATGGTCTGA